GTAAATTCACTAACGTTGCGCGACGATTTTTCAATTCATCTGCAATATCTTGTGTATCTGAAAACACGCGCGGCTCAAATAAGCACATTTTAGAGCTGCCATTTGAAAATGCGTCTTGCGTTTGAGTCATACTTACCACGTTCCCTTGTTGCGTTGCAGGATCCTTCGCAATTTGATATTTACGTTCATTGTGCATTGATTTAATTCTAGATGACTGTTTTTTAGGTACGGATTGTAATGCTCTTGGTCGTTCATTTGCATGCGTCGAGGATGTGTATCGTTGATTCGAAGTTGTTCCTTGATTCGTATCAACTTCTCTTTGTTTTTCTATTTCTCGTTCACGTGCACGTTCACGGCGTTCTTCTTCTTCGATAAAATCATCGTCTTCTTCCTCAATCGTGAAAAAGCCATTGAATAAATCTTTAATAGCCAATCCTCTCACTCCTCTTTTCCTACTAAGCTTGATCCGATTCGCACATATGTTGCACCTGCTTCGGTTGCAATAGCGTAATCGTTACTCATCCCCATTGATAATTCAGTACATGGAGCGTAATGTAAATTTAAAGCTTGAATATCATCGCGTTTTGATTTTAATTGTGTAAATATATCTTTCAATTGGCTCTCATCATCAGTATAAGGTGCCATTGTCATTAATCCAACAACTTCAATATGACTATAATTTGAAAGATTTTCAATGAAAGGCACAACTTCATCCAATGATAGCCCGTGTTTTGAAGCTTCACCTGCTACATTGACTTGAACGAAACATTTAATCGTATGTGTTGCACGTTTGCTAATTTCTTTAGCTAAGCTATCACGATCTAATGCATGTAAGTAATCAATATCATCAATAACATCTTTAACTTTTCGTGATTGAAGTGAACCTATAAAATGCATCGTGACATCATTTGGCAATGCTGCTTTCTTTTCTAAAAAGCCTTCAATTCTATTCTCACCAAAATCACGAATGCCAGCATCATAGGCCTCTTTAGCTCGCTCTATTGTAACATATTTTGTAACTGCAATCACGCGAGGCATCGACTTCAATCCAACTTTAGTAAGATGATTATTAATAACTGATTGAATATGATTATAATTTTCTATAACTGACATCGTTTTCGCCCTCTCCTAAATAGAGTTAATGTTGACCTATAAAAGCTAACATTCTGCCAGTATTGCCTTTCTCAACTCTATATGAGAAAAACAACTCTAAATTTTCAGATGTTGCATGGGTTGTTCGATAAATATTGTTCCTCGGCACCCCACGTTGTTCACATAATAATTGATTGGCCATTTTTAAGTCAATACCATATCTTCCTGTATCTCGCTGTTCAATATAGTATGATGCGTCAATAGGTAACGTTTTAAATTGACTTAAAATTTCATCATTAATTTCATAACTGTTAGAAGTTGAAGGTCCTATCACGATATATAAATCTTCATAAGCATAGGGAAATGCATCTAACAAATTATGCACAATACGTGACACTGTTCCACGCCAACCTGCATGCGCAAGTCCAATAAATTGGTGCTTGGGACTGTAAAAATAAATGGGCACACAATCAGCATAGCACATTGTTAGAAGTACATCTTTGTCATAAGTATATAAACCGTCCACACCGAACAAGCTATTTTCAGTAAGCTCGGAGATATTTGTTCCTCGATCTTTGCCTGTTACTTCAACGACTTTCGCTTCATGAGTTTGAATAGGAAATACCCATTGGGATGTCGGAAAGCCAATTTCTTTTGCAAGGATACGTTGGTGTTCCGTAATATGTTTTGGGTCATCATTGATATATCTAGCCATATTAAAAGCTTGCTTTGGAAATGGACTCAATCCACCTTGTCGTGTAGACATACCAATTAAAACACCGTGGTTTTGACTGGGTGTATAATTCAAATAATGCCCTGCAGCAATAAATGCTTTCAACATTTACGCCCCCTTTTTCTCACAAAATACAAAAAGCTAGGACAATGAAATAGTCACCTTTGCCCTAGCAATCACCTATCTACTATTTGAGCATGTATTTATCAAAAACGTCATCAATGCGACTCATGCTCTTATATGTCATCTCTTCTAATGATGATAATTAAAGTGGATTAACGACGTGTTCTTCTTGAACGACGTTCTTCTCTATTGCGAATGAAGCTTGGAATGTCATCATCATTCGTACTATGAACTCGACCATTTTCTTGCTCTCTATCGTCGTGTGATGAAGCATGGGCACCGCCAAAGCTCGTTTCTCTGCTTGGTGTACTTTGTGCACTGCTTCCAAAACCAGTAGTACTTTGTTGTTTACGTGCTTGTGAAGATGGTTTGTCTTCAAAACCAGTAGCAATTACTGTAACAACGATTTCATCTTGTAATTCAGGATTAATCACAGTACCAAAAATCATATTTACATCTTCATCTGCAGCATCTTGAACAATGTCAGCTGCTTCTTGTGCTTCAAATAATGACAACGATTCGCCACCTGTAATGTTCATAAGTACACCTTGTGCGCCAACAATTGACGTTTCAAGTAATGGGGAAGAAATTGCTTTTTTCGCTGCTTCAACCGCTCTATTTTCTCCTGAAGATACACCAATACCCATAAGTGCAGAACCTTGATTTGACATAATTGTTTTTACGTCAGCAAAGTCTAAGTTCACTTCACCTGATACAGCGATTAAATCAGAAATACCTTGAACACCTTGACGTAAAACGTTGTCAGCTTCTTTAAATGCTTCCATCATAGGTGTAGATTTATCAACGATATCGAGTAATCGATCGTTAGGAATTACGATTAATGTATCAACTGCAGCTTTCATAGATTCAACACCTGCAGCTGCTTGTGTTTGACGTTTACGTCCTTCAAAGCTGAAAGGTCGTGTTACAACACCAACAGTAAGTGCGCCCATTTCTTTAGCAATTTTGGCTACAACTGGTGCTGCACCTGTACCAGTACCGCCACCCATACCAGCAGTAACGAATACCATGTCTGCACCTTGAATTGCATCTTCAATTTGTTCACGTGATTCTTCAGCAGCTTTTTTACCAATCTCAGGATTAGCACCCGCACCTAAACCACGTGTTAACTTTTCACCAATTTGAATTTTTGATTCAGCTTTAGATAAGTTTAAAGCTTGTCCATCTGTATTAATTGCAATAAATTCAACATTATTCATTCCATGATCAATCATTCGGTTAACGGCATTATTACCGCCACCACCGACACCAATGACTTTAAGTGTCGCCAAATGATTAAATCCTTGTTCAAATTCTAACATTTACAATTCCTCCTAATCTTTGTAGCCAATTACTCAAATAATGATCTCATAATTTTTTTGAACTTACTTTCTTCTTGTTGATGTGGTTCACCATTAACATATCTTTCATCACGTTCAGTTTCAAGTTCATAATTATCATATTTTTCATATCTTTCATTGTCATGATAACCTGCATCATGATTTGTCCGTTCTGTTTCCATTCTGTCGTCCGAGTGTTTCTTGTTTTTCTTTTTAAAGAAGCCATCAAAACCACCCATTCGAGATTCGTGTCGTGGTGTTTCATCTACGATAACTTCTTCTTCAATTTCCTCGTCATCATGATTATTAATTGTAACATAATCCAATAATTCATCAAAAGCAATACTACTAGAAATTGTGGAAATTGCTGAAGAAAATTCCGGTTTACGTATACCCATTTGTGAAGGTGTGTGAATACGTACTTTTTCACTCACCATATCCGTTAATAACTCTTTTACACCTAACAAGTTTGCTGAACCGCCTGTAACGACAAATCCACCGTTGACTTTCGTGAGTTGCAGTTCTTGTAAAACATCAAACACTTCAAAGAAAATATCTTCAACACGTGCTTCAATGACATCCGCAAGTTCTTTTTGAGTAAACTGTGCTGGTGTTTCACTATCAAGCTGTTCCACTGAGAAAACATCTTGATCTGAAGCTGAATCGTAAAATGCATGTCC
The sequence above is a segment of the Staphylococcus hyicus genome. Coding sequences within it:
- a CDS encoding cell division protein SepF, with the translated sequence MAIKDLFNGFFTIEEEDDDFIEEEERRERAREREIEKQREVDTNQGTTSNQRYTSSTHANERPRALQSVPKKQSSRIKSMHNERKYQIAKDPATQQGNVVSMTQTQDAFSNGSSKMCLFEPRVFSDTQDIADELKNRRATLVNLQQIDAVSAKRIIDFLSGTVYAIGGDIQRVGADIFLCTPDNVEVAGSISEHIDAMENQYE
- a CDS encoding YggS family pyridoxal phosphate-dependent enzyme translates to MSVIENYNHIQSVINNHLTKVGLKSMPRVIAVTKYVTIERAKEAYDAGIRDFGENRIEGFLEKKAALPNDVTMHFIGSLQSRKVKDVIDDIDYLHALDRDSLAKEISKRATHTIKCFVQVNVAGEASKHGLSLDEVVPFIENLSNYSHIEVVGLMTMAPYTDDESQLKDIFTQLKSKRDDIQALNLHYAPCTELSMGMSNDYAIATEAGATYVRIGSSLVGKEE
- the pgeF gene encoding peptidoglycan editing factor PgeF, with protein sequence MLKAFIAAGHYLNYTPSQNHGVLIGMSTRQGGLSPFPKQAFNMARYINDDPKHITEHQRILAKEIGFPTSQWVFPIQTHEAKVVEVTGKDRGTNISELTENSLFGVDGLYTYDKDVLLTMCYADCVPIYFYSPKHQFIGLAHAGWRGTVSRIVHNLLDAFPYAYEDLYIVIGPSTSNSYEINDEILSQFKTLPIDASYYIEQRDTGRYGIDLKMANQLLCEQRGVPRNNIYRTTHATSENLELFFSYRVEKGNTGRMLAFIGQH
- the ftsZ gene encoding cell division protein FtsZ, whose amino-acid sequence is MLEFEQGFNHLATLKVIGVGGGGNNAVNRMIDHGMNNVEFIAINTDGQALNLSKAESKIQIGEKLTRGLGAGANPEIGKKAAEESREQIEDAIQGADMVFVTAGMGGGTGTGAAPVVAKIAKEMGALTVGVVTRPFSFEGRKRQTQAAAGVESMKAAVDTLIVIPNDRLLDIVDKSTPMMEAFKEADNVLRQGVQGISDLIAVSGEVNLDFADVKTIMSNQGSALMGIGVSSGENRAVEAAKKAISSPLLETSIVGAQGVLMNITGGESLSLFEAQEAADIVQDAADEDVNMIFGTVINPELQDEIVVTVIATGFEDKPSSQARKQQSTTGFGSSAQSTPSRETSFGGAHASSHDDREQENGRVHSTNDDDIPSFIRNREERRSRRTRR